From the Actinomyces sp. zg-332 genome, the window AAATACAAAAATAATAGTGACTTTGTTACATAAATGAAATATAGTGGGTTTGATAACAGTAAGCCTACATTTTCATAACGATAACAGTGAAACCAAAGCCCTTATACCTAAAGAAAAGTCCATTTGAGCCACTTATAGCAGATTTACAACTACTAATGGGATCCTTGTTATTATCCCTAGGTGTTGTTTTTATTAAGCTAGCTGAAATGCAACCAGCAACCATATCATTTTTACGTTGCTTCATTGCATTACCTTTTCTATTGCTTTTATCAGCATACGAATTTTGGAAAGCACGCAAACATCCTAAACTAGAAAAAACGACAGTTTTCTGGGCTTTTATATCTGGTATAGTAATCGGTGTGCAATACGTAGTTTATGCTGTTTGTGTTGACTATACTGGAGCTGGAATTTCTAGCGTATTAGCCAACTGTCAAATATTCTTCTTCCCAATTTTTGCACTTTTAATCGATAAAGAAAGCATTCCGAAAAGCTTTTGGATTTTGTCACCTCTAATGATTTTCGGTTTAGTTGCATCCACTGGTCTTTTAGGTGGAAAAGTCGACGGAATAACTGACCCTGTATTAGGATTTACAACAGGAATACTAAGCGGTATTACTTACGCAGGATATCTATTCCTAAATAGGCGCTGTACTCGACAAAATCCACACTACGTTATTACTTACAATACTATTGCAACCACTGGTGCTGGCATAACTTCTCTAATTGCTGCTCCATTTATGAAAGACTTTACAACAAATATAACTGTAGAAAACTGGATTTGGACTATATTACTAGCTCTTACTGCTCAAGTGTTAGCTTGGATATTTATAGCACAAGGAAGCCACAGAGTTAGCCCTAACAAAGCTTCTAGTTTACTGATGACTCAACCAATTATTGCTATAGGTTTAGGTATACTTTTCTTATCAGAAACGCTCAACTTGGTACAAACTATAGGTTGCATAGTTGTACTAGTTAGTGTTTGGATAGTAAATAGAACAAGAACTCAGTATAAAAAAACTAATACATAAATAAAAACGATAAGGAAATTAGGTGTTTTTTAAAACGCTTAATAATGCACTAACCTTACAAATATACTATTAGTAATCTAAAAACTAATCTGAACCTTTAGAGCGTGGATACTTATATCGCACCCTAATAGTATTTTAGATACTAATATTTACATCTACATAAAAATAAATACAATTGTTTGTATGTAATATTTCATTATAAGAAATATATCTACACCGTAAAACATTGGAAGAAAAATGGAAAACACTGAATTGACAGAAAAAAATGATGAAGCCTCATTGTTAGCAACAATAGAGCGCAGTAATCAAATTGAAAAAGAAATCGAAAAAAATCCAAAGCAATTTCGAGTACTTACAGGAGACAGACCGACAGGAAACCTACATTTGGGTCACTACTTTGGAACTTTGAAAAATCGTGTTGAAATTCAGAATAAAGGTGTAGATACATGGCTTGTTATAGCTGATTACCAAGTAATTACTGACCGAGATGGTGTAGGACCTTTACGTGATCGAGTACTTTCGCTTTGCGCTGATTACATTGCCTGTGGCATTGATCCATCGAAGTCCACTATTTTTACTCATTCAGCTATCCCTGCACTAAACCAGCTAATGTTGCCTTTCTTATCCTTGGTAACTGAATCAGAATTACACCGCAACCCGACTGTAAAATCTGAGCTGGAAGCTACAAACGGAAGAGCAATGAGTGGCCTAATGCTCACCTATCCAGTACATCAAACTGCTGATATTTTATTCTGCAAAGCTAACTTAGTTCCTGTCGGTAAAGATCAGCTTCCTCACTTAGAACAAGCACGCGTAATCGCTTCACGTTTTGACAAACGTTATGGAAGAGTTGGCGACAAACCTATTTTCCGCAATCCACACGCTCTGCTTTCCAAAGCCTCATCAATTTTGGGCTTAGACGGTCAAAAAATGAGTAAATCACGCGGTAACACCATTGAGCTAGGCATGGATGAAGATACAACTGTAAAACGTCTGAAAAAAGCTGTAACTGACTCTGAACGTTTTATTACTTATGATCCTCTAAATCGCCCAGAAGTATCTAATCTATTGTTAATGGCTGCTCTTGCCTCAAATACTACTCCTGAAAAAATTGCTGAAGAAATTGCAGATGGTGGAGCAGGAAAACTAAAAGCAGTTACAACTGAAGCACTACTTGAAATGCTAAAACCTATACGTGAACGTCGTGCAGAAATAATAGCTGACGAAACATATTTGCTAAATGTAATACGAGAAGGAAATGAAAAAGCTAATGAAGTTGCTAATGAAACTTTGCGTGAAGTAAAGCAAGCAATGAATATGATTTACTAATTCGTAACTTTAGTATTATTCAAGACCGTTATTTACCGAAATGCTATGTAATTTTTACTTAGTATTTCGGTATTTTATTTAATATAAACTTAAATGGTTATATAAATAGTATTCTGAAAAATACATATGTATATGTAATATACAAATGAATATACAGAGTAAAACCAAGTAAAAGTTTAAGAACTAGGTTTTATACAAAACAAATATTGTGTAATAAAAATTTATGTATTTTTCAACTAAAAATCTAAAGTTGCCAAAACTCTACGTGATACAAGCACTTATTTACAAATAAAAACAGTGCCATCTAATCATGAAATAAAGAAAAGAATGGCACTGTCTACGCATTATTATTTTCAGTATATAGTTGCTCTACTAAACTTTCTATACATAAAATTTACTAAGCAACCAAAGTCACAAATATTAGATTAGATATGAAGCAAGTATACGACGTGCTTTTGCAACCTCATCAATTGGACCAAGCATTTCAAAAGCGTCTAGCAAACGCTGACGTGCTTCCTCTTGAGTTTGTTCGTCACCATGTAGAACAATGCTCAGCAATGTATCCAGTGAATCTTGAACCTGTCCCATTACAAGCATTGCGTCAGCTCCAGCAAACTTAGCTTCAAAATCGTCAGCAGCAGCATTCTTAGCTTTCTCAATTGCTACCTCAAAATCCATATTCTCATCTAAGCGTTCACGCAAACGCAAATCAGCTAGCCCAACTTTAGCCATCTGATCTTTTGGATCTTTACGCAAAGCTAATTCCCAAGCAGCACGAGCCGTAGCATAGTCACCTTGTTCAAAAGCTTCCATTGCCTTACGATGTTCCTCAGGAGTTTCAACCTCAACTGCTGGCAAATATTCAGCAGTACCAACAACACCGTTTTCCAAGCAAGCAGCAAGAACTTTATCTACAACTTCTCTAAGTCCATCTTCTTCCATTTGTCCAGTAAACAATGGCGCCATTCCACCATTTATTAATGCAGTTACGAAAGGAACAGTTTCAACGTTGAAAATCTTTTGAGTCAATGGATTTTCATCAATATTTACTTTCAAAAGCTGGAAACGACCATTGTATTCAGCTGCAATCTTGTCAAACACTTCCACAAATTCTTTAGACTGTTCAAAGTGTGCTGACCAAACTAAAAGAATAATAGGGTATTTAGTGGACTGATTTACTGCAACTTCAAGCATAGTATCATCAATATCTAAGCTAACTGGAACTTGTGGGTTAGCATCAATACCAAAAGCACTGCCCTGTGATGGGACTTTACCAGCAAATACTGGTCCAGCTTGTGTTTGTTGCGTGCTGGCAACTGGTGTCTGCAAATTACCTTGCTCACTATTAGCATTTTGCTCAACAGGGTCTTTTTCATTCACTAATTTTGATAAATCAAAAGCACCTCTAAAGTTTGCTTCCACTTTTCCCCCAATACTTGATATTTATTCTCAGGTTTATTTAGTTATTTTTTAGTAGCTGAAATTAGAACTCTCTCAGCTCCAACAGGTCTAATTTTATTATCTTTAGCAGTTTTTTCTGGAACAATAAAAGCAATACTGACATTGTATGTTGCAACAATATCAGAATCAATTTTGTTATTGTCTCCTAATAGCACTTGTAAAGCACCACTAACTTTGCCCTCTTTGTTATGATTGCCTCTCAAAAATTTAACGTCATATTTAAACGATGTGACTACTAATGCTGATCCATCATTTAGCTTAAATGACACGATTTTATCAGGATTTGAGTATATTTTAGTATCAACATCTGCAATATCACGTAAAGACTCTGATAATTTACTTTTTTCTTCCCAGAATTTAGCAGAAAAAGTATCTTCAGCAAAATATTTATTTAAATCTTTATTACCATTTAAATACTCGCTATATTTCCCTAAAACATTTTCAGGCTTTTCCACTAAATTACTGGCTTTAGGCTTGTATAACTCAATTCCTTCTGAAACAGTTTTACTAGAAGTTATAGAAGTTTTAGGAAATAGCCTAACCCAATTGGATATTTTATAGTTATCCCTTACGTTACCTTGTTCAAATACAATCAGATAAGGAGCTGAATCTCCAACAGTTTGGGAAATAAGCATCATATATCTTGGCCAAGATTCTTCTTTAGTTACAGTTTCTACTGCTGTTTTAAAACTTAAAGCGTCAAGCTTCTTATCTTGATAGCCTTTTTGGGCTAGCTCATACTGTGCAGTCCTCATCCTTAGAGCAACGCCACGCATACGTTTTTTCAACTCTTGAACATTTAAATTCTTATCAGCTTCACCAAGTAAAAACTTTGTATCTTCAATCAATTTATTGAATCTAGCAGGATCAAGGTTAGATATTGCTTTATTATCATTAGAATCTTGTATTTCAGCTGTACATCCAACTCCTGAGTATAAAACAAAACAAGCCGATAAAGCACCAACTATTTTCATAAATTTCTTGTTCATAACTACTTTCTACCCTTCTCTTGCTCACGTAGTTGCCTACGTGACGGGTAACGCTTCTTAGGCAATTCTTCTTGTTGTGTTTCATCAATCGTATTTACAGAAGATTTTTGTTCAATTTTATTAGCATATGCTTGTATCTCAGATACTTTCAAAGTATCTACTTGTGTTACAGCTTTATTAAACTCAATTCTTTGTTTAACAGGAATAATCAAGAAAGCTTTTATAAAATTCTTAATTTCTTTATGGAATAATGCTATTGCAGTTGCTAAGAAAATGAGTATAGCCAATATACTTGTATGTAATAAATATGGAGAATAAGGAGCAACTTTCCACTCAAGGTCTACACTTGGCGCTACCTCTTTGCCATCTGTCATAGCTATTAACGAATAATTACCAGAATTTTTTTTACTCCAATTAACAGAAGCAGTACCTTTACCTTTAGAATAAACTTCCCACATATCAGATTCTAAATCTATTTTAGATTTAGGTTTACCTTTAATATTGTGTAACACATATCCTAAAGTATTGGTATCAATGAATCTATCTATTTCAGCATAATATGTATTGCCGTATTTCGCATACTCTTCCACATCTTTTGAAGGCCCTATTGCAAGCTGAACTTCAGAATTAGTTTTCTTACTATATGCACTAATCTTTACATCGTTACTTATAGCATTCAAAACATTTGTTTTCGATATTACTATTGGAGCAGAAGAAGGTGATGAAAGAGTTGACTTGTAAACAGTAGTAGTATTGAAGAAACCAATATATCCTACCAGTAATAAAAGACATACAGTCACAATGCTTAACAGGATTACTCTAAAAGTTGTTCCACGATTTTTAAGCACTATATCCACCTTACTTATTTAAAATACCTCAATACATTCTACTTCATATAACGTAAATCATAAAATTACATTCAAATATAAAAGCAAATAATACTAAAAGTATAAATATTTTATATAAATTGAAATTTACTTGAATATTCTTCATACGTTATCATATAGATGTATATGTGTTAGAACTGAGACGGAAAGTAAATATGTCTACACCAAAAGAAGATCCAACTGAAAATACTTCTAATAAAAAAACTTCTGGAAAGGGACGTCCAACTCCTAAACGTCGTGATGCAGAAAAAGAAAAAATTCGTCCTTTAGTTCCTCCAGATCGTAAAGAAGCAAAACGACAGGAACGCAAACAACGTAATCTTTTCTATGAGAAACAACGTCAAGCACTACTAACTGGTGACGAAAGATATCTACCACTCAGGGACAAAGGACCAGTACGCAGATGGGTTCGTGACTGGGTTGATGCACGTTTCTCCTGGTGTGAATTTATGTTCCCAATCATCATTGTCTTATTATTTGCTTCTTTGTTCTTCCAATCAGATCAAAGAAAAATGTTATTTATTTTAATTTCTTTATACACAGTATTTATCACTTCTTTCATAGATGCAATAATTGCAACTATATATCTAAAACGTAAACTAAATAAGCGTTTTACCAGAAGTGAGATTCCTCCGCGTATAGGTTTTTATGCTTTTATGAGAATGCTTGTGCTACCAGTTATGCGTTCTCCTAAACCTTTAAGAAAACACGGAGATTGGCCTTCATAAATACTTTATAGGTGGGTTTCAACTTTTTAGATAAGTTACCCACCTATTCTAATAGTCATATACATTTAAGACTGATATAGGAAAAACGTTGGAAAATAAAAACATTACTTGGGAAAAAGTAGATAAAAACTATGCTGACGTAATATATGAAACATACAATGGCATAGCTAAAATAACTATCAATCGCCCAGAAGTTAGAAATGCTTTCCGCCCACAAACAGTATTTGAATTAATAGATGCTTTCAGTCTAGCCAGAGATGACGAAAAAATAGGCGTAATAATTCTCACAGGAGCTAATCACGGTAAAGACGTTACAAAAGAAGCATTTTGCTCAGGTGGAGATCAAAAAATACGTGGTAATGGAGGTTATATCGGAAATGATTCAATCCCTAGACTCAATGTATTAGACTTACAAAGACTTATTCGCATAATACCTAAACCAGTAATAGCAATGGTAAATGGATATGCAATAGGCGGAGGCCATGTGTTACACATGGTTTGTGACCTTAGTATAGCTTCTGAAAACGCGATTTTTGGGCAAACAGGACCTAAAGTTGGCTCATTCGATGGTGGGTATGGAGCTGGCTATATGGCACGGCTAGTAGGACACAAAAAAGCTAAAGAAATTTGGTTCCTATGTAGGCAATATAGTGCTGAGCAAGCTCTGGAGATGGGGTTAGTCAACACTGTTGTACCGTTTGAGCTTCTAGAAGCTGAAACGCTGAAATGGGCTGAGGAAATCATGCAACACTCACCTATGGCTTTGCGTTTTCTCAAAGCAGCATTTAACGCTGATACTGATGGTTTAGCTGGAATTCAGCAACTAGCTGGTGATGCTACGCTGCTATATTACACAACTGATGAAGCCAAAGAAGGTCGTGACGCTTTTAAAGAAAAGCGTAAGCCGGATTTCTCTCAATTTCCAAAGTTTCCGTAACTATTTATTCCTCAATTTGTTCTACAATATAGAAAAGTTTCATTATGGATTGGCTATTGGATAATGTAGAAAAATACCCCGATAAAATTTTCATCAATGATATAACTTATGCACAAGCTTATAAACTAGTACTCGAATATGCACACAACATTTCTTCTAGAATAAAAGAGTTTACTAGGGTTGCTATTTGCCCTAAAAATAACGAAAAAACAATACTATTACTTTTGTCATTATTGTCGCTAAGAAAAGAAATCGTATTAATTAACTCTCATCTAACACATGAGGAAAAGATAATTCAATGTAAAAACACTGAAACAAAAATATTAATTACAGATTGTACCTCTTTTTCATCTTCTCAAGGTATTACTTTTTATACTATTGATAAAATACTAGAAAAAGACAGTAAATCAGAAGAAAATCCTCCTCAAATACTTTTTACCACTTCCCCAGAACAAACTGCTTTCATAATAAATACAAGTGGAACAACTGGAAAATCAAAAACTATAAAAATAATGTGGAAACATATAATAAGCCATGTTTATATGTCTAAGAAAAAACTAGGGGTAACTCAAAATGATGTTTGGCTCATAGTTCTACCTATTTTCCACGTAGGTGGATTGATGATAATTTTCAGGTCACTTTACAACGGCACATCTATAAAAACCCTTGAAAAATTTGATTGCAATACAGTGCTGAACTTAATAAGAAAAGAAGAAGTCAATATGATTTCTTTAGTTCCAACAATGCTAAATAAAATCATAGATAAAATAACTACTCACAATTTGAGACTAATCTTATTGGGCGGAGAAAGCACTCCTTTGAACCTAATAAATAAAATTATTGATAAGAAAATACCTGTATACAAAACCTATGGAATGACAGAAACTCTAAGCCAAATAGCCACTTTTAACTTACTTGAGTATCCCAATAAAAAATTAGCTTCAGGACTACCTCTAGAAAATGTAAAAATCAAAATAGTAGATAAAGATAAAAATAACGTAGGGAAAATATATGTATCTTCTCCTACTAATACTAATACTTCAAACGACTACTTCAATACAAACGACTACGGCTATTTAGATAAAGAAGGATTCTTATATGTTATAAGTCGCAGAAATGATTTAATAATTTCTGGTGGCGAGAATATATATCCTAAAGAGATAGAAAACGTCTTATATGAGCTAAATACCGTTGAAGAATGCATAGTTTTACCGATAGAAAACTCATACTATGGACAGCGCCCTATTCTGCACATAGTTACTAGTGAATCTGAAGAGAATATACGCAAATTTTTGTTAAATAAAATAGCCAAATATAAAGTCCCAGACCATATTATTTTTCACGCTAAACTCCCAAGAAATATATTAGGGAAAATCGATGTAAAAGCACTTATGAAAATACATATAAATCTATATAATGAGTAGCACTATATTATAAATATCTAGCAGATATTGAGGATAAAATGACTTTACTGGAAAGTTTTAACATACAGTTTGATATGAAAGAAGATGGATCTTTTACAGCCACAATGCCAATACATGAATTTTACACACAACATCAAGGATACGTAGCCGGTGGTGTTTACCTTATTTTAGCTGAAACTGCTGGGGGCTACGCTTCAAACCTTATGGGGGAAAAAGCTGAAGAAAAGTATGTAGCTGTAGGACAAAATATAAATGCTCACCATGTTCGTCCAAAAAAATCTGATGGTGGTTTTATAACTGCTAGTGGCACACTACTACACAAAGGTAAGTCAACTCATCTTTGGGATATAAAAATAACCGATGAAAACGACAAGCTAATTTCTACAGTATCTGTGCAAAACTTTATAATACAACTTGGAAAATAACACAATACTTACAGTAATGAGCATTCGGATAAGCTAAGCATTTTTTACAAACCGGATGCTCATTATTTTATACCAACTTACATTTTTAGCAACTCACAAGCTTTTTCTTATCAGAATATACACCCAAAGTTACAAGTAATATGCTAAATAATGCTACAAAACTTGTAATTATAAATATTGATTTCAGCTGATAGAAACCAAATAGTCCATTAGGTAACAAATTATTTATCCATATATACACACTGTCACCAAAATATATTCCTAGGGCGAAAAATAGTTGAGAAATACCCATACTTATATTTCTGTACTCTTTATCAAAATCTTGCATAGCGTAAGAAACAATCAAATTATATAACCCACCAAATGCAAAACCGTTCAAAGCATAGGTTACAAAAATAACATTGGGGTTTGACGCAAACAAAGCAATAATATAGAAAATTATAGATATCACAAAGTAAGTAATAAGCGTGTTTTTCATACCCAAATACTTAGCGAAATAAATACCTGCAGCTACTCCACCAATAATCTGAGCGGCAACAAAGACAGTATCTAAATATGCGAGCATAAAAGGTGACATTCCGTAAACCAGCTTGCCCATTTGCACCATATTAGCTCCACTAGTTGCAAAACGGGTAAACGAAATGAGAACTGCTAGGAAACTTACCACTAAAAAGCTCTTGTTTGACAACACTAGTTTAACTTTTGTAAAACTAAATTTTGTTTGAACTTGTGTATTTTCACGTATAAAGAACGAAAGAACGAATGTGGCTAGTGCGAATATAGCTGATACACACCATAAAGCAGCAAAGTTATTAGGTACTGATGAAGTAAAGAAATACTGAATTGGAGCAGAAATAAATTCTGACATTAATGGAGCTACAGTTAAAATGGAAGTGGAAACTACAGCTTGTTCTTTATCGAAAGTATCAGCAAAAATAACGTTAAACATCGCTAACATCGACGCAGTAATACCTATTGTAAGCGAAGAGTAATACATCGTTGAGTAGCTTGGGAATAAGAACACAAATAGGGCTGCTACACCAGAGATAATCAGCGACAGCTGAATGAATATTTTACGTTTCCTAAATATGTCACTAGTTACAAACATAGGTAGCCGTATGATTGTACTCATGAGCCCATATGCCGCAGCAATTTGGGCAGCCTGTACTAAGCTTAAGCCTAAGCCACCTTCAGCTATCGAAGTCACAGCAAATAACTTGCGGTATGAACGTATGATTGTAATGCTCGTCCAAAAACATAACAGTACTACAAAAATTGTAATCTGATTTTTATTTAGCTTAAATTTTTTAGTTAGAAATGCAACTAATAGCACAGAAGCAATAAGTAAGATAAGCGGTATCCATAGTTTTACTGAAAACATAAAATCTCGCGTTCTTTTCTGGAATTATTACACCAAAATGAATTATATTTACAAAACCTGAATTGGTAAAGTAAATATAACGAAGCAACACACTTATTTATAATTTGTAAATATATAACCATTAGTCTGGTTATGACGGAACATATTTTATCCCGTCGTAGCCCCTATTGCTTACCTTTTATGCTAGTTCAGCCATTATTTCTTTCACAATTTCAGCTGTTTGAGTAGGAGTTTTACCAACTCTAACTCCACAGCGATTCAAGGCATCAGCTTTACTTTGTGCTGTACCTGAAGAACCAGAAATGATAGCCCCAGCGTGTCCCATAGTTTTACCTTCAGGAGCTGTAAAGCCTGCAATATAAGCAACTACTGGCTTAGTAACGTGTTCTTTCACGTATTCTGCTACGCGTTCTTCAGCATCTCCCCCAATTTCACCAATCATAACGATTAGCTTGGTGTCAGGGTCTTTTTCAAAGCCCTCTATAACGTCTATATGTGAAGTACCATTGACTGGATCGCCCCCAATACCTACACAAGTTGTAAAACCAAAGTCTGATAGCTCATTCATTAGCTGATATGTCAATGTGCCAGATTTTGATACAAGTCCTAGACAGCCTTCACCTGTTATATCAGCTGGTGTAATACCAACATTTGATTTACCTGGTGAAATAATTCCTGGGCAGTTTGGACCAATAATACGGACGCCTTTTTCTTTAGCTAATGCACAGAATTCAATAGAATCATGCACAGGCACACCCTCTGTAATCACAACTATAAGTTCAACACCAGCTTCAATAGCTTCAATTACTGCTGATTTAGTATACAAAGGAGGAACAAAAACTACACTAACATTAGCGTTAGTTTCCTCTTTAGCTTCTAAAACAGTGCCGAAAACTTTCACTTGAACTTTTTCTTGTGAACCTACTTCACTCTTTTGAAAGTCAACTACGCTACCAGCTTTTCTAGGATTTACTCCAGCTACAATATTTGTACCACTGTAAACCATTTTTTGAGTATGTTCGTATCCTTGTTTACCTGTAATTCCTTGAACTATTACTCGTGATTTCTCGTTCAAAAAAACAGTCATTACTTTTTACTCCCCACTAGTTCACAAGCTTTATATGCGGCTTCGTCCATTGTTTCAACAACAATGATGCTAGGATGAGCATATTCACGTAGAATGTCTAGCCCGCGTGTAACAGCATTACCATCTAGGCGAATAACAATTGGCTTAATTTTATTTTCATCTATAGTTCCCAAAGCTTTTACAATGCCTTCAGCAACTTTGTCGCAGGCAGTAATCCCACCAAATACGTTTATAAAAACTGATTGTACTTGTTCATCGCTAAGCACTAGGTTCAAACTGTTACTCATAGTTTGGCTACTAGCACCACCACCGATGTCTAGGAAATTAGCAGGTTTTATTCCACCAAATTTTTCACCCTGACCTTGCACTACGTCCAAAGTTGACATGACAAGCCCAGCGCCGTTACCAATAATTCCTACTTCTCCTTGTAAATGCACGTAGTTTAGTCCTAGTTTTTTTGCTTCGAGTTCTTTAGGATCTTCTGCTTTAATATGCACATATTTTTCATGTTCACTGTGTCGAATACCAGCGTTATCATCTAAGGTAACTTTAGCATCTAAAGCCAAAATATCGTTTTCATCAGTCAGCACTAAAGGATTTACTTCAACTAAAGTAGCATCTTCTTTTACGTAGCATTCATGCAGTTTTTCAAGTGTCTGAGTAATTTTTTCTATGATTTTTTTGTCATCTAAGATTTTTTTAGGGAACGCTTTTTCAACTAGCGTCGGTATTTGCTTATCAAAGTCTTTAGTAAAATGGTGTTTTATAATTTTATCAGGATCTGTTTTAGCAAGAGTTTCAATGTCAACGCCACCTTCAGCACTAATAATAGCTATATGTTGACCAGCAGAACGGTCAACCATCATGGAAAAATAATACTCCTGTTTAATATCTGCAGCTGGGGTAACCATAACTTGTTCTACAAGGTGGTCTTTTATTTTCATTCCTAGTATTTCAGCTGAAAGCTCTTTGGCTTCTTGCGGGGTTTTAGCTAGTTTTACGCCTCCAGCTTTGCCCCTTCCTCCTGTTTTTACTTGGGCTTTTACTACTACTAGACAGTCGTATTTTGCACTAGCATTATATACTTCTTCAGGATTCTTACAGATAATAGATGGCAAGGTATTTATACCATGTTTGAGAAAAAGCTCTTTGGCTTCATATTCGTATAGATCCATATTATTCCTCAATCTTAGTTAAGGGTTTGAAACGTAAAAGTAATTTTTTGACACTACCATTTTTAAATTTGACAGTGACCGTCGAATTGACTTTTTGTTCTTCAAAGCCTGTAATTATCCCGTCTCCAAAAGTTTTATGACGTACTTTGTCACCTATCTCGAAGTCGTACTCTTGAATTTTAACAGTTTTATTTTCATTCCCAAAGGAATTAACGTCATTTTTATCTGGAACTGTTACGTTTTTCTTTACCCCTATTTTCCCAATAAAACCTTTATTGCTTTTTTCTCCAATTTTATAGGTTGTGTAGTCTTCTAAAGTAAGTGTATTTTTCCACTCATATTTATCTTTATAGTCACTATCGTAGTTATCTTTCCATCTTGCTTGTCTTTGAGAGTTAGAAAAAATACCGTACCCGTTTTCTTCATCGTGTCTATATGTTCGTTCGTCTTTTAGTACATAAGTATTTTCAGGTATGTCTTCAAGGAAGCGTGAAGGCTGGTTGTGTTTATAGGTATTCCATATATTTCGTCTATTTGCTCTAGTTAAAAATAGTTTTTCTCTCGCTCTTGTAATCGCAACATAAGCTAAACGACGTTCTTCTTCAATTCCATCTTCTTCATCAAAGGAAAGCTGATGAGGAAATATTTCTTCTTCCATTCCAGTTATGAATACAACAGGAAATTCTAGTCCTTTAGAAGTGTGAACGGTCATCAATGTGACTTCACCCGTGTTTTCTTGTGAAACATTATCTAAATCAGTCATCAAAGAAACATTTTCTAAGAAATCTGTTAGATGTGCTTGAGGATACTCTTTAATAAATTCCTCTATAATACTTTGAAACTGAGTTAAGTTTTCCACTCGTGCTTGATCTTGTACATC encodes:
- the sucC gene encoding ADP-forming succinate--CoA ligase subunit beta, with the protein product MDLYEYEAKELFLKHGINTLPSIICKNPEEVYNASAKYDCLVVVKAQVKTGGRGKAGGVKLAKTPQEAKELSAEILGMKIKDHLVEQVMVTPAADIKQEYYFSMMVDRSAGQHIAIISAEGGVDIETLAKTDPDKIIKHHFTKDFDKQIPTLVEKAFPKKILDDKKIIEKITQTLEKLHECYVKEDATLVEVNPLVLTDENDILALDAKVTLDDNAGIRHSEHEKYVHIKAEDPKELEAKKLGLNYVHLQGEVGIIGNGAGLVMSTLDVVQGQGEKFGGIKPANFLDIGGGASSQTMSNSLNLVLSDEQVQSVFINVFGGITACDKVAEGIVKALGTIDENKIKPIVIRLDGNAVTRGLDILREYAHPSIIVVETMDEAAYKACELVGSKK
- the sucD gene encoding succinate--CoA ligase subunit alpha is translated as MTVFLNEKSRVIVQGITGKQGYEHTQKMVYSGTNIVAGVNPRKAGSVVDFQKSEVGSQEKVQVKVFGTVLEAKEETNANVSVVFVPPLYTKSAVIEAIEAGVELIVVITEGVPVHDSIEFCALAKEKGVRIIGPNCPGIISPGKSNVGITPADITGEGCLGLVSKSGTLTYQLMNELSDFGFTTCVGIGGDPVNGTSHIDVIEGFEKDPDTKLIVMIGEIGGDAEERVAEYVKEHVTKPVVAYIAGFTAPEGKTMGHAGAIISGSSGTAQSKADALNRCGVRVGKTPTQTAEIVKEIMAELA
- a CDS encoding MFS transporter — its product is MFSVKLWIPLILLIASVLLVAFLTKKFKLNKNQITIFVVLLCFWTSITIIRSYRKLFAVTSIAEGGLGLSLVQAAQIAAAYGLMSTIIRLPMFVTSDIFRKRKIFIQLSLIISGVAALFVFLFPSYSTMYYSSLTIGITASMLAMFNVIFADTFDKEQAVVSTSILTVAPLMSEFISAPIQYFFTSSVPNNFAALWCVSAIFALATFVLSFFIRENTQVQTKFSFTKVKLVLSNKSFLVVSFLAVLISFTRFATSGANMVQMGKLVYGMSPFMLAYLDTVFVAAQIIGGVAAGIYFAKYLGMKNTLITYFVISIIFYIIALFASNPNVIFVTYALNGFAFGGLYNLIVSYAMQDFDKEYRNISMGISQLFFALGIYFGDSVYIWINNLLPNGLFGFYQLKSIFIITSFVALFSILLVTLGVYSDKKKLVSC
- a CDS encoding PaaI family thioesterase, whose amino-acid sequence is MTLLESFNIQFDMKEDGSFTATMPIHEFYTQHQGYVAGGVYLILAETAGGYASNLMGEKAEEKYVAVGQNINAHHVRPKKSDGGFITASGTLLHKGKSTHLWDIKITDENDKLISTVSVQNFIIQLGK